The window ACCAATTCGTCAGTGGTTGCCCCTCCTCTGCGCCGCGCTGCTGCTGGTCGGGACGTCAGACGCTGGGGCGGCGCCCGAGGGCACGCTCACCTTCGCGATGCACTTCAGTCCCGTCACGCGCTGGCTGGACCCCGCGGAGGGCGAGAGCACCATCACGCCCTTTCTCCTCCTCTACGCGCTCCACGACGGATTGGTGAAGCCGCTGCCCGGAAGCGGGTCGGCCCCGAGCCTGGCGGAGTCGTGGGCCATGGCCAAGGACGGACTCAGCGCCGAGTTCACCCTGCGGCAGGGCGCCAAGTTCCATAACGGCGATCCGGTCACCGCCGACGACGTGAAGTTCTCCTTCGAGCGCTACCGGGGTGGGGGAGCGAAGATTCTCAAGGACACGGTGAAGGAGATCCAGACGCCCGCGCCCAATCGCGTGCGGTTCGTCTTCAAGGAGCCGTGGCCGGATTTCCCGGCCTACTACGGCACCTTCGTCGCCAGCGCCGGCTGGGTCGTGCCCAAGAAGTACGTCGAGCGGGTGGGTGAAGAGGGCTTTCGCAAGGCGCCCATCGGCGCAGGCCCCTACAAGTTCGTGAGCTTCAACCCGGGCGTCGAGTTGGTGCTCGAAGCCTTCGAGGGCTACTGGCGCAAAGTCCCCTCGATCAAGCGTCTGGTTTTCCGGAGCCTGCCCGATGAGACGACGCGCGCGGCCGCGCTCAAGAGCGGGGAGGTCGACGTCGCTTTTCTCCTGACCGGGCCCACCGCCGACGAGATCCGGCGCACGCCGGGACTGCGCCTGGTGGCACCGCTCCTCGGTATCTTCTGGCTCGACTTCCCGGATCAGTGGGACCCCAAGTCGCCCTGGGCCGACCGGCGCGTGCGGCTGGCCGCCACCCTCGCCATCGACCGCCAGGCCCTCAACCAGGCCGAGACGCTGGGCCTGTCACGGCCCACCGGCAGCATCGTGCCGCGCGACTTCGACTTCGCCCTGGCGATCGACGCGCCTCCCTACGATCCAAAGCGCGCCCGCCAGCTCCTCGCCGAGGCCGGCTACCCCAACGGCTTCGACGCCGGAGAGATCACGCCCTTCCCGCCCTACAACTCCATGGGTGAAGCCATCGCGGGATGGCTTCAGGCTGTCGGCATCCGCACGCGCATGCGCACCATGGAGCGTGGGGCGTTCATGACGGCGTGGCGGGAGAAGAAGCTGCATGGTGTAGTCCTCACCATCAGCGGGGTCTCGGGCAATGCGGCCACGCGGCTCGAGTCCTTCGTGACCAAGAACGGGGCCTTCGCCTTCGGCGCGCTGCCCGAGATCGACGATCTCTTCCGTCGACAGGCCAGGGAGCTGGACCGGAAGAAGCGCGAGGCGGTCCTGTTTCAGATCCAGCGCATCTTGCAGGAGCAGGTGACCCAGGCGCCCGTGTACCACCTCGGCTTTCCCACCGGGATCGGACCGCGCGTGGAGGACATCCTGGCCACCCCGATCTCCGGCTTCTACATGTCGCCCTACGAAGACCTCAAGCTCAAGCGGCCCTGAACCATGAAAACCCTCATCGAAGGCGGCTGGGTGGTGGCGTTCAACGGCAAGGGCCATGAAGTGCACGAGCAGGGGAGCGTCGTCTTCGAGGACGACCGGATTGTCCACGCCGGGGGCGCGTACACGGGTGCGGTCGACGCGCGCCTGTCGGCGAAGGGCAAGCTGGTCTCGCCCGGGTTCA of the Candidatus Methylomirabilota bacterium genome contains:
- a CDS encoding ABC transporter substrate-binding protein, with protein sequence MSRVGPIRQWLPLLCAALLLVGTSDAGAAPEGTLTFAMHFSPVTRWLDPAEGESTITPFLLLYALHDGLVKPLPGSGSAPSLAESWAMAKDGLSAEFTLRQGAKFHNGDPVTADDVKFSFERYRGGGAKILKDTVKEIQTPAPNRVRFVFKEPWPDFPAYYGTFVASAGWVVPKKYVERVGEEGFRKAPIGAGPYKFVSFNPGVELVLEAFEGYWRKVPSIKRLVFRSLPDETTRAAALKSGEVDVAFLLTGPTADEIRRTPGLRLVAPLLGIFWLDFPDQWDPKSPWADRRVRLAATLAIDRQALNQAETLGLSRPTGSIVPRDFDFALAIDAPPYDPKRARQLLAEAGYPNGFDAGEITPFPPYNSMGEAIAGWLQAVGIRTRMRTMERGAFMTAWREKKLHGVVLTISGVSGNAATRLESFVTKNGAFAFGALPEIDDLFRRQARELDRKKREAVLFQIQRILQEQVTQAPVYHLGFPTGIGPRVEDILATPISGFYMSPYEDLKLKRP